The following are encoded together in the Lathyrus oleraceus cultivar Zhongwan6 chromosome 3, CAAS_Psat_ZW6_1.0, whole genome shotgun sequence genome:
- the LOC127129438 gene encoding GDSL esterase/lipase At5g33370 gives LEFQHYIYPPSLFISIIILMATSFLISFSLIITTFLASVSAQQPRAFFVFGDSLVDSGNNDFLATTARADAYPYGIDYPTHRPTGRFSNGLNIPDLISLELGLEPTLPYLSPLLVGEKLLIGANFASAGIGILNDTGFQFLHIIRIYKQLKLFQVYQKRVSAHIGSEGATNLVNRALVLITLGGNDFVNNYYLVPYSARSRQFSLPDYVRYLISEYRKVLRKLYDLGARRVLVTGTGPMGCAPAELAMRSRNGNCDVELQRAASLYNPQLVDMIRGLNQQIGSDIFVAADAYRMHMDFISNPQAYGFTTSKVACCGQGPYNGIGLCTPASNLCPNRELNAFWDAFHPSEKASKIIVQQILRGSTQYMYPMNLSTIMALDSMT, from the exons CTCGAATTTCAACATTATATATACCCCCCTTCTCTTTTCATATCCATCATCATACTCATGGCTACCTCTTTTCTCATTTCTTTTTCTCTAATAATAACAACCTTTCTTGCTTCTGTTTCTGCTCAACAACCACGAGCTTTCTTCGTTTTCGGAGATTCTCTAGTTGACAGCGGTAACAATGACTTTCTTGCTACCACCGCCCGAGCTGACGCTTATCCATATGGCATTGATTATCCAACTCACAGACCTACCGGACGTTTCTCTAACGGCCTAAACATCCCCGACCTAATCA GTTTGGAGCTTGGCTTAGAACCAACACTTCCATATTTGAGTCCTCTACTCGTTGGAGAGAAGCTTCTTATTGGTGCCAATTTTGCATCTGCTGGAATCGGAATTCTCAACGATACCGGATTCCAGTTT TTGCATATAATCAGAATCTACAAACAACTAAAGCTATTTCAAGTGTATCAGAAAAGAGTAAGCGCACACATTGGTTCAGAGGGAGCAACCAACTTAGTCAACAGAGCACTTGTACTAATCACTCTTGGTGGCAATGATTTTGTTAACAATTACTATTTAGTCCCTTATTCCGCAAGATCTCGCCAATTTTCTCTCCCGGATTATGTTAGATATCTCATTTCCGAGTACCGCAAAGTTCTTAGG AAACTTTATGATTTGGGAGCACGTAGGGTTCTTGTAACAGGAACGGGACCAATGGGGTGTGCACCAGCTGAATTAGCCATGAGAAGTAGAAACGGCAATTGCGACGTGGAATTGCAAAGAGCTGCATCATTATACAATCCACAACTTGTTGATATGATCAGAGGACTTAACCAACAAATCGGTTCTGATATCTTTGTTGCTGCAGATGCATATAGAATGCATATGGATTTCATTTCCAACCCTCAAGCTTATG GATTTACAACATCGAAAGTAGCGTGTTGCGGACAAGGGCCATACAACGGAATCGGGCTTTGTACGCCAGCTTCAAATTTGTGTCCAAACAGAGAGCTTAACGCATTTTGGGATGCATTTCATCCATCTGAGAAAGCTAGTAAAATCATAGTCCAACAGATTCTTAGGGGAAGCACTCAGTACATGTACCCTATGAATCTCTCCACCATCATGGCCTTAGATTCCATGACTTAG